In Sphingobacterium thalpophilum, a genomic segment contains:
- a CDS encoding helix-turn-helix domain-containing protein, with translation MNLGTVIKDIRKQRGQTQTEFADSCGITQTYLSQIENNAKEPNLSTLKEISKNLDLPLPILFYLSLNEDDISPEKRKAFEIINPSVKSLINEFFRVEK, from the coding sequence ATGAATTTAGGTACAGTTATAAAAGACATTAGAAAACAACGAGGGCAAACTCAAACAGAGTTTGCCGATAGTTGTGGTATTACTCAAACTTATTTATCACAGATAGAAAACAATGCTAAAGAGCCTAATTTATCTACGCTAAAAGAGATAAGTAAAAATCTTGATTTGCCCTTACCTATATTATTCTATTTATCACTCAATGAAGATGACATTTCTCCAGAGAAAAGAAAAGCGTTTGAAATTATTAACCCATCTGTAAAATCTCTGATAAATGAGTTCTTCAGAGTTGAGAAGTAA
- a CDS encoding reverse transcriptase family protein, which produces MSSSELRSKLHFPSIIGKSKKELDEFVKNIDSHYREWYEVKVDKKTNQPKTYKDGTIKQRAIRPSKAPLKAIQKQIKDRVLVVIELPENVHGGVKKRSNITNAKPHQGKKYILTTDLQDFYPSITAKKVYETFLELGFNAQCAFYITRLTTWKGELPQGTPTSTHISNIVFLRTDYKLIELCNAHNITYTRYIDDLTFSSQSDFQNIIEEILGIVLESGLKISRRKTFYNGAQTVTGIKIFLNKIDAPEKIIAKVKAEEILPDGTMKPYTSYRNNILKTNNRKK; this is translated from the coding sequence ATGAGTTCTTCAGAGTTGAGAAGTAAATTACATTTCCCATCAATTATTGGCAAATCAAAAAAGGAGTTAGATGAGTTTGTCAAAAATATTGATAGTCATTACAGGGAATGGTACGAGGTAAAGGTTGATAAGAAAACCAATCAACCTAAAACATATAAGGACGGCACGATTAAACAAAGAGCAATAAGACCATCAAAAGCTCCTTTAAAAGCCATTCAGAAGCAAATCAAAGACCGTGTTCTTGTTGTAATTGAGTTACCTGAAAATGTACACGGCGGTGTTAAAAAGCGTAGCAATATTACAAATGCCAAACCACATCAAGGAAAGAAATATATACTGACAACCGATTTACAGGATTTTTATCCCTCAATCACTGCGAAGAAAGTATATGAAACATTTCTTGAATTAGGCTTCAATGCTCAATGTGCTTTTTACATAACCAGATTAACAACCTGGAAAGGAGAATTGCCCCAAGGTACACCTACAAGTACACACATCTCAAATATTGTTTTTTTAAGAACAGATTATAAACTGATAGAGCTTTGTAATGCTCACAATATTACTTATACAAGGTATATAGATGATTTAACCTTTTCGTCTCAATCAGATTTTCAGAACATCATTGAAGAAATTTTAGGTATTGTTTTAGAGAGTGGTTTAAAAATAAGTAGAAGAAAAACCTTTTATAATGGTGCACAAACCGTAACTGGAATTAAAATTTTTCTAAATAAAATTGATGCACCAGAAAAGATTATAGCAAAGGTTAAAGCGGAAGAAATATTGCCCGATGGAACAATGAAACCTTATACAAGCTATCGAAACAATATTTTGAAAACCAATAATAGGAAAAAGTAA
- a CDS encoding ATP-binding protein: MAQLDYIKEIAKYGLENDQERLLSVLNELIEHSKKTKKLNFAIQLQSILKDSLRLQKSNGLTKVGSETHLNRIEDKELSELILEKITSDYSLDNIIANEKIYTELKFFIEEHHKIEILQQFDLPVSNKLLMYGPSGCGKTLASYVIAGELDKMMVVINLGAIVSSKLGETSKNLSKIFKKAATEDCIIFLDEFDSLGKIRDYSQDHGEMKRVVNTILQLFDYLPQTSIVIAATNQKDMLDDALLRRFDNIIGFELPNEADIKKLIELTLKNGNFKFDNKAAANRIIKQSIGLSYYSIQKTLITAIKRTLFASTEPKNILSAQINTSIWKTLVETEKHSLNV, translated from the coding sequence ATGGCACAGTTAGATTACATAAAAGAGATAGCGAAATATGGTCTGGAAAACGACCAGGAACGTTTATTGTCTGTGCTGAACGAATTAATTGAGCATTCAAAAAAAACAAAGAAACTCAATTTCGCCATTCAACTTCAATCCATTTTAAAAGATAGCTTAAGACTTCAAAAGTCAAATGGATTAACAAAAGTTGGTTCAGAAACACATCTTAATAGAATTGAAGACAAAGAGTTATCTGAACTTATTTTAGAGAAAATCACTTCTGATTATTCATTAGATAACATCATTGCCAACGAAAAGATATATACTGAACTGAAGTTTTTTATTGAGGAACACCATAAGATAGAAATCTTACAACAGTTTGATTTACCAGTTTCTAATAAATTGCTTATGTACGGACCTTCGGGTTGCGGAAAAACTCTTGCTTCCTATGTTATTGCAGGCGAATTAGATAAAATGATGGTGGTTATTAATTTAGGAGCTATCGTTTCTTCTAAATTAGGTGAGACCAGTAAAAACCTATCTAAAATATTTAAAAAAGCAGCTACAGAAGATTGTATTATTTTTCTTGATGAATTTGATAGTTTAGGTAAAATAAGAGATTATAGCCAAGACCACGGCGAGATGAAACGTGTTGTGAATACAATACTTCAATTGTTTGATTACCTTCCTCAAACTAGCATTGTTATCGCAGCAACAAATCAAAAAGATATGTTGGATGATGCTTTGTTAAGAAGATTTGATAACATCATTGGATTTGAATTGCCGAATGAAGCTGATATTAAAAAGCTAATTGAATTGACATTGAAAAATGGCAATTTTAAATTCGATAATAAAGCTGCTGCCAACAGAATTATTAAACAATCTATTGGCTTATCTTATTACAGCATCCAAAAAACCTTGATTACTGCTATCAAAAGAACTTTGTTTGCTTCTACCGAACCTAAGAATATACTTTCCGCTCAAATCAATACAAGTATTTGGAAAACACTTGTGGAAACTGAAAAACATTCTTTAAACGTCTAA
- a CDS encoding S8 family peptidase — MANKSHLKFLSEKQLSEIKDFKYNYGFDSNKDDEDAAPKNYFRLATSLRADLIKFDTDVTAKYELKDKELNIPIDIDYIEIAFQGVFEINKYFKVYYNDLGLEASAFYDFAKKGLFAIINRERFQAFITDVNNFIQFELEHNQNVKYSNNVKYVASFKLLRANDILKFRLENIGEIVYLSLIDLPLDEAVKQQLVQSLIVYIESSGIAYKHDVENDRIELQNPTPEQIQKIIQNFDIIESVTSSAFTTIRPGEFNTVQRQFGFDIQNAGDDLPIVGIIDTGIAQQTALAPLIINDTTFTLAGSPLIDQAGRNKLGHGTAVAGLVALGRLNHKNNFENEVTADAKLLSIKISDNGSGYISEIDLLNMLYAVKAKYPQIRFFTLTTCYSSFMYKNETFSDYTYSLDKFAYETNSLIFICTGNNENCINENTSYDLSYFHGDHTNLSTPADSMNNVTIGAAADNLKDGAFLGIASGREFPTLYTRKGHIDLSVIYNPKKTNKNYFKPDVIESGGDMGYYNANTLDWMDEPALTLLSARPEVGIMQEVGTSFAAPLTANLAAKIIKNYPALSNESVKALIINGASLNLIPFATDVSKLRNRVIGNGLVDDLKSLYSDENSATLILEDVIGNGNIRIYPINFPEYLVNDDLGKKRGILKVTATLCFKFLPIKNNQLSYNPIHMAFSIFKNHSADDIMKPDEELKSKLKTTLSWSENGRYVSKPLPYSNTQKIFLNVNVDDLNNEGNTFKLAVHAKLSEQVVGGLPEDYPTEFPFSIVLSIEETIRNNSGKLYDEIQLINQLEVIQDLDIDAGLEADELDV; from the coding sequence ATGGCAAATAAATCTCACCTCAAATTCTTAAGCGAAAAACAACTATCTGAAATCAAAGATTTCAAATATAATTATGGCTTTGATAGTAATAAAGACGATGAAGATGCTGCACCTAAAAACTACTTTAGGCTAGCGACTTCATTAAGAGCAGATTTGATAAAATTCGATACGGATGTTACGGCAAAGTATGAGCTAAAGGATAAGGAATTAAATATACCTATTGACATAGATTATATTGAAATAGCGTTTCAAGGGGTATTTGAAATTAACAAATACTTTAAAGTGTATTATAATGATTTAGGATTAGAAGCATCAGCATTTTATGATTTCGCAAAGAAGGGATTATTTGCAATTATTAACCGTGAAAGGTTTCAAGCATTTATTACTGATGTGAATAATTTTATTCAATTTGAACTAGAACACAATCAAAACGTAAAATATTCCAATAATGTAAAATATGTGGCAAGCTTTAAGCTATTACGAGCAAACGATATTCTTAAATTTAGGTTAGAAAATATTGGAGAAATTGTTTACTTATCCTTAATAGATTTACCATTAGATGAAGCGGTTAAGCAACAGCTTGTACAGTCATTGATTGTGTATATTGAAAGCTCAGGTATAGCATATAAGCACGATGTTGAAAATGATAGAATTGAATTGCAAAATCCAACACCCGAACAAATTCAAAAGATTATCCAAAACTTTGATATAATTGAAAGTGTTACAAGTTCTGCATTTACCACAATTAGACCAGGAGAGTTTAATACGGTTCAACGTCAGTTTGGTTTCGATATTCAAAATGCTGGCGATGATTTACCAATTGTTGGGATTATTGATACCGGTATTGCTCAACAAACTGCTTTAGCTCCATTAATTATCAACGATACGACTTTTACACTTGCAGGAAGTCCTTTAATTGACCAGGCAGGTAGAAATAAATTAGGTCACGGAACAGCCGTAGCCGGGTTAGTAGCTTTGGGAAGGCTTAATCACAAAAATAATTTTGAAAATGAAGTAACGGCAGATGCAAAGTTGCTTTCTATAAAAATAAGCGATAACGGAAGCGGTTATATTTCAGAAATTGATTTACTGAATATGCTATATGCTGTCAAAGCTAAATATCCTCAAATCAGATTCTTTACCTTAACAACTTGCTATAGTAGCTTTATGTATAAGAATGAAACCTTTTCTGATTATACTTATTCCTTAGATAAATTTGCTTACGAAACAAACAGCTTGATTTTTATTTGTACAGGTAACAATGAAAATTGTATTAATGAAAATACAAGTTATGATTTGTCTTATTTCCACGGCGACCATACCAATCTATCAACACCTGCTGATAGTATGAACAATGTTACCATTGGTGCAGCAGCTGATAATTTAAAAGATGGTGCTTTTTTAGGCATCGCATCAGGTCGTGAATTTCCAACACTCTACACCAGAAAAGGGCATATTGATTTGTCAGTGATTTACAATCCGAAGAAAACAAATAAAAACTACTTCAAGCCCGATGTAATTGAAAGTGGTGGCGATATGGGTTATTACAATGCTAATACTTTAGATTGGATGGACGAACCTGCATTAACATTGTTGTCGGCTCGACCAGAGGTAGGCATTATGCAGGAAGTGGGTACAAGTTTCGCTGCACCACTAACAGCTAATCTTGCAGCAAAAATTATAAAAAATTACCCTGCTTTGTCAAATGAAAGTGTAAAAGCACTTATCATTAATGGCGCATCATTGAACTTGATACCTTTTGCAACAGACGTATCAAAGTTGAGAAACAGAGTAATTGGTAACGGTTTAGTAGATGATTTGAAAAGTTTATATTCTGATGAGAACTCAGCAACGTTAATATTGGAAGATGTTATTGGAAATGGCAATATTAGAATTTATCCCATCAATTTCCCTGAATATTTAGTTAATGATGATTTAGGGAAAAAGCGAGGCATCTTGAAAGTTACCGCTACCTTGTGCTTCAAATTTTTGCCGATTAAAAATAATCAGCTGTCTTATAATCCTATTCATATGGCATTTAGTATCTTCAAAAACCATTCTGCTGATGATATTATGAAGCCCGATGAAGAACTGAAGTCAAAACTAAAAACAACATTATCTTGGTCGGAAAATGGCAGATATGTCTCAAAGCCATTGCCGTATTCTAATACTCAAAAAATATTTCTGAATGTAAATGTGGATGATTTAAATAATGAAGGAAATACTTTCAAGCTGGCTGTTCACGCTAAATTATCTGAGCAGGTGGTGGGTGGTTTACCAGAAGATTATCCTACAGAATTTCCTTTCTCAATAGTTTTATCTATTGAAGAAACAATTAGAAATAATTCGGGAAAATTGTACGATGAAATTCAGTTAATAAACCAACTTGAAGTAATACAAGACCTTGATATTGATGCAGGACTTGAAGCTGATGAATTAGACGTTTAA
- a CDS encoding helix-turn-helix domain-containing protein: MEITVLDIQILKALHREVKEVSLLIKEITAPYKALQQATKWLDQQEACQLLNISKRTLQTYRAKGILGATQINRKTYFRLSEVELLMQGERPLKKQKK, from the coding sequence ATGGAAATAACAGTTTTGGACATTCAGATTTTAAAGGCATTGCACAGAGAAGTAAAGGAAGTTTCTTTATTGATTAAGGAAATCACTGCACCCTACAAAGCACTGCAACAGGCAACGAAATGGCTCGACCAACAGGAAGCCTGTCAATTGCTAAATATCAGTAAAAGAACGTTGCAGACGTACAGGGCAAAGGGCATTCTTGGGGCAACACAAATCAATCGGAAGACTTATTTCAGATTGTCCGAAGTGGAGTTACTGATGCAAGGAGAGCGACCATTAAAAAAGCAAAAGAAATGA
- a CDS encoding helix-turn-helix domain-containing protein, whose amino-acid sequence MRQIGNSNDDMLALLEAVVGIKNELLYIREYFHPLLKGEIYLSGEQVCQMLHISKRTLQQYRDDGLIPFIKLERKILFRESDIVKVLEGNYQR is encoded by the coding sequence ATGAGACAGATTGGAAATTCAAACGATGATATGCTTGCCTTGCTCGAAGCTGTGGTAGGCATCAAAAATGAACTGTTGTATATCAGAGAATATTTCCACCCATTACTAAAAGGGGAAATCTACCTGTCAGGCGAACAGGTTTGCCAGATGTTACACATCAGCAAACGGACATTGCAACAGTACAGGGATGACGGACTGATACCTTTTATCAAGCTCGAACGGAAAATCTTGTTTCGTGAAAGCGATATTGTAAAAGTATTGGAAGGTAACTATCAGCGTTAG
- a CDS encoding site-specific integrase — protein sequence METTKKSTFKVLFYLKKNAPKKNGKVSVMCRVTVNGKQSAFSTKLDISATNWDLKYGRVLGKSREALDTNSKLDKIRSGIEECYSKILKNEGAVNSAKLKNAVLGMESGELTFFKFYEQFLSDYEKKVNSGLRVNGTRSKYKILLKHLRNFALTKYGYSDVSFSDLTPDLVQDFDYYLRDDQSLTHNTIWLYMIGFTTLCRLAMSRKHLAFNPFSEYKNTKKDKDRGYLLRNELEQLVTFNCDKKKDELIKDLFVFSCFTGLSYSDMKGLKNSNIQDFFDGNRWIIVRRKKTATSSNVMLLDIPKMIIEKYAGLSKDGKVFPVPSNTICNDSLKRISQLIDCLVEKKVTFHLARHTFATLFLSEGVPLESLSKMLGHKNIATTQIYAKILNEKVGKDMQKVSHKFKGMEESFVASL from the coding sequence ATGGAAACGACAAAAAAATCAACATTTAAGGTATTGTTCTACCTTAAAAAGAACGCCCCAAAGAAAAACGGAAAAGTTTCGGTTATGTGCAGGGTTACCGTAAACGGTAAACAGTCTGCATTCAGTACCAAGCTGGATATTTCCGCAACAAATTGGGATTTGAAGTACGGCAGGGTTTTAGGTAAAAGCCGAGAAGCCCTAGACACAAACAGCAAACTTGACAAAATTCGTTCGGGTATTGAGGAATGCTATTCCAAAATTCTGAAGAACGAGGGGGCTGTAAACAGTGCTAAACTTAAAAATGCCGTTCTTGGGATGGAAAGCGGAGAACTGACCTTTTTCAAATTCTATGAACAGTTCCTATCCGACTATGAGAAAAAGGTTAATAGTGGACTTCGGGTAAATGGCACACGCAGTAAATACAAAATACTTTTGAAACATCTTCGAAATTTTGCACTTACAAAATACGGCTATTCCGATGTGTCCTTTAGCGACCTTACACCTGATCTTGTGCAGGACTTTGATTACTACCTGCGTGACGACCAAAGTTTAACACACAACACCATTTGGCTGTATATGATTGGATTTACAACGCTTTGCCGATTGGCAATGAGCAGAAAGCATCTTGCTTTTAATCCGTTCAGCGAGTACAAGAATACCAAAAAGGATAAAGATCGTGGTTATCTATTGCGTAATGAATTGGAACAGCTCGTAACGTTCAACTGCGATAAAAAGAAAGACGAATTAATTAAAGACTTGTTTGTTTTCAGTTGCTTTACAGGTCTTTCCTATTCAGATATGAAAGGACTTAAAAACAGCAATATCCAAGATTTTTTTGACGGTAACAGGTGGATTATTGTACGAAGAAAGAAAACCGCTACATCATCAAACGTGATGCTCTTGGATATTCCGAAAATGATTATTGAAAAATATGCAGGATTGTCAAAGGATGGAAAGGTATTTCCTGTACCATCAAATACGATTTGTAATGACAGCTTAAAGAGAATATCTCAACTGATTGACTGCCTTGTAGAAAAGAAAGTAACCTTTCATTTAGCACGTCATACCTTTGCCACGCTATTTTTAAGCGAGGGTGTTCCATTAGAAAGTTTGAGCAAAATGTTAGGGCATAAAAACATTGCCACTACTCAGATTTATGCAAAAATTCTCAACGAGAAAGTCGGAAAGGATATGCAAAAGGTATCGCATAAATTTAAGGGTATGGAGGAGTCCTTTGTTGCAAGCCTATAA
- the pgi gene encoding glucose-6-phosphate isomerase produces the protein MLPTVNLKDTAAFQKLTAHFQMIKDVQIRNLFIEDPHRFSTFSVQWGDVLFDYSKNRITEETLNLLLELAKEVKLDQAIDKMFAGDKINATEGRPVLHTALRQPKNAVVTVDGVNIIPQVHEVLDQMKNFTQDVLSGSWTGYTGKAITDVVNIGIGGSDLGPVMVTEALKAYKTPLNLHFVSNVDGTHISEVFKHVNPETTLFLIASKTFTTQETMANAHSARSWLLEAGAEIKDIEKHFVALSTNEAEVEKFGINTRNMFVFWDWVGGRYSLWSSIGLSISLGIGYDNFQALLEGAHEADEHFQHVPFEKNIPVIMALLGIWYINFYGAETLGIFAYDQYLHRFAAYFQQGDMESNGKYIDRNGHVVDYQTGPIVWGEPGTNGQHAFYQLLHQGTKLIPSDFIAPAQSLNPLGEHHKILLSNFFAQTEALMNGKSAEEVITELQGSGKSADEIEQQRKYKVFQGNRPTNSFLLKKITPKSLGKLIALYEHKIFVQGVIWNIFSFDQWGVELGKQLANAILPELQEDHQVQGHDSSTNGLINQYKSWR, from the coding sequence ATGTTACCAACGGTTAATTTAAAAGATACAGCGGCTTTTCAGAAGCTTACGGCACATTTCCAGATGATAAAAGATGTGCAGATCCGCAATTTGTTTATAGAAGATCCCCATCGGTTCTCCACGTTTTCAGTGCAATGGGGCGATGTACTGTTTGATTATTCAAAAAACAGAATTACTGAAGAGACGCTGAACCTTTTGCTGGAGCTGGCAAAAGAGGTGAAACTAGACCAGGCGATTGATAAAATGTTCGCTGGAGACAAGATCAATGCAACGGAGGGCAGGCCTGTTCTGCATACAGCACTGCGCCAGCCAAAAAATGCGGTAGTTACTGTTGATGGAGTGAATATCATACCCCAGGTTCATGAAGTACTGGACCAGATGAAAAATTTCACACAGGATGTACTTTCGGGAAGCTGGACCGGATATACGGGAAAGGCGATAACTGATGTTGTCAATATCGGGATCGGTGGGTCAGATCTCGGCCCCGTCATGGTAACGGAGGCTTTAAAAGCATATAAAACGCCTCTGAATCTGCATTTTGTATCGAATGTCGATGGTACGCACATTTCTGAGGTCTTTAAGCATGTTAATCCTGAAACTACACTTTTTCTTATTGCTTCCAAAACATTTACCACCCAGGAAACGATGGCCAATGCCCATAGTGCGCGTTCTTGGCTGCTTGAGGCGGGGGCTGAAATAAAAGATATCGAAAAACATTTTGTTGCGCTGAGTACGAATGAAGCTGAGGTGGAAAAGTTCGGAATCAATACGCGTAATATGTTTGTGTTCTGGGACTGGGTAGGGGGCAGATATTCATTATGGTCCTCAATAGGACTATCCATCAGTCTTGGAATAGGATATGATAATTTCCAGGCGTTATTGGAGGGTGCCCATGAGGCCGACGAGCATTTTCAGCATGTTCCCTTTGAAAAGAACATTCCGGTAATCATGGCTCTTTTGGGGATCTGGTATATCAATTTTTATGGTGCTGAGACCTTGGGTATTTTTGCGTATGATCAATACCTGCACCGTTTTGCGGCCTATTTTCAACAGGGGGATATGGAGAGCAATGGTAAATATATCGACCGTAACGGTCATGTAGTTGATTATCAGACAGGACCTATAGTCTGGGGCGAACCTGGTACCAATGGACAACATGCGTTTTATCAGTTACTTCATCAGGGGACTAAGCTGATACCTTCGGATTTCATCGCGCCTGCTCAGAGTTTAAATCCGCTGGGAGAACATCATAAAATACTATTGTCCAATTTTTTTGCGCAGACCGAAGCATTGATGAACGGAAAGTCAGCGGAGGAAGTGATAACCGAATTGCAGGGATCAGGAAAATCGGCTGATGAAATCGAGCAGCAGCGTAAATACAAGGTATTTCAGGGAAACCGTCCGACAAATTCATTTTTGCTGAAAAAGATAACGCCAAAATCATTGGGTAAACTGATCGCTCTTTATGAACATAAAATTTTTGTGCAAGGGGTCATCTGGAACATTTTCAGCTTTGATCAATGGGGTGTTGAACTTGGTAAACAATTAGCTAATGCTATCTTACCTGAACTTCAGGAGGATCACCAGGTTCAGGGCCACGACTCATCTACCAATGGGTTGATCAATCAATATAAGTCCTGGCGCTGA
- a CDS encoding AraC family transcriptional regulator produces the protein MITHHLKDIQHNSERAITPFHIFELDRNALEEYREPHTKDHFCLLFVKKGKMKMQVEDRRYDVTENNICVIFPGQLSSKEQISSNFEGKMILFDEVLFCSDILKNELSIYNHNISVKLNHIELPVAETKEVELLLDQIEKLYHDLTSVKKEQARFYIKITLLKLVEFVHTKWDKNKLTNENTKLYGKFLELLERYYKTERTVSWYAEKLLISPKKLNEITKKTAGLTSIETIHARIMNEIKQLLLLSSYSHKEIAFELGFNSPAALNKFVKAKLDETPTDLQQQLAQMYKT, from the coding sequence ATGATCACACATCATCTGAAAGATATTCAGCATAATTCTGAAAGGGCAATCACGCCCTTTCATATTTTTGAATTGGACAGGAATGCACTGGAGGAATATAGGGAACCGCATACAAAAGACCATTTTTGTTTATTATTTGTTAAAAAAGGCAAAATGAAAATGCAGGTAGAGGACCGTCGGTACGATGTGACGGAAAATAACATCTGTGTTATATTTCCTGGACAGCTATCATCAAAAGAACAGATCAGCAGCAACTTTGAGGGCAAGATGATCCTGTTTGATGAAGTGCTGTTCTGTTCGGATATCCTTAAAAATGAGCTGAGTATTTACAATCACAACATTTCTGTCAAACTCAATCATATTGAACTGCCCGTAGCGGAGACCAAGGAAGTAGAGTTGCTGTTGGATCAGATAGAAAAACTATACCATGACCTAACATCGGTAAAGAAAGAACAGGCACGGTTTTACATCAAGATAACGTTACTTAAGCTGGTCGAGTTTGTCCACACGAAGTGGGACAAGAATAAACTGACCAATGAAAATACAAAACTCTATGGGAAATTTTTAGAATTACTGGAGCGGTATTACAAGACAGAACGTACAGTAAGCTGGTATGCGGAAAAATTGCTGATTTCACCCAAAAAATTAAATGAGATCACCAAGAAAACCGCGGGGCTGACCTCGATCGAAACCATCCACGCAAGGATCATGAATGAGATCAAGCAGCTGTTGCTGCTCTCCAGCTATTCCCATAAAGAAATTGCTTTCGAACTTGGCTTCAACTCACCCGCTGCACTTAATAAGTTTGTTAAGGCTAAGCTTGATGAAACACCCACGGACCTGCAGCAGCAATTGGCGCAAATGTATAAGACATAG
- a CDS encoding nuclear transport factor 2 family protein — translation MKALVKTFAAAALIAVSTFAMAAEGPGAKATKANVNLSTADLALAHYVAITTEGESAGVEQLFAEDFNQKIQATNAQSNSRSEVINSLKKQKGEKLNCIVSTDILEESADYMVAKVRLKFENFTKTDLVTLERVGNNWKVSKSINSYK, via the coding sequence ATGAAAGCATTAGTAAAAACATTCGCAGCAGCAGCCCTAATCGCAGTATCAACTTTCGCTATGGCAGCTGAAGGACCTGGAGCAAAAGCAACAAAAGCAAACGTTAACCTTTCTACAGCAGACTTGGCACTTGCTCACTATGTTGCGATAACTACGGAGGGCGAATCAGCAGGCGTAGAGCAGTTATTCGCAGAAGATTTCAATCAAAAGATCCAAGCTACCAATGCGCAATCTAATAGCCGTAGTGAAGTGATTAATTCCTTGAAAAAACAAAAAGGAGAAAAGCTTAACTGTATAGTAAGCACCGACATCTTAGAAGAATCAGCTGACTATATGGTAGCCAAAGTGAGGTTGAAATTTGAGAACTTCACCAAGACTGACCTAGTTACCTTGGAGCGTGTGGGCAATAATTGGAAAGTATCCAAATCAATCAATTCGTATAAATAG
- a CDS encoding nuclear transport factor 2 family protein, which produces MNTLVKTFAAAALIAVSTFAMAAEGPGAKATKANVNLSTADLALDHYVAVTTEGESAGVEQLFAADFNQKIQATNAQSNSRSEVVKSLKKQKGEKLNCTVSTDIIEESADYMVAKVTLKFENFIKTDLVTLERVGNDWKVSRSINSYK; this is translated from the coding sequence ATGAACACGCTAGTAAAAACATTCGCAGCAGCAGCTCTAATCGCAGTATCAACTTTCGCTATGGCAGCTGAGGGACCTGGAGCAAAAGCAACAAAAGCAAACGTTAACCTTTCTACAGCAGACTTGGCACTTGATCACTATGTTGCGGTCACTACGGAGGGCGAATCAGCAGGAGTAGAGCAGTTGTTTGCAGCTGATTTCAATCAAAAGATTCAAGCTACCAATGCGCAGTCTAACAGCCGTAGCGAAGTGGTTAAATCCTTGAAAAAGCAAAAAGGGGAAAAGCTGAACTGCACAGTAAGCACAGACATCATTGAGGAATCGGCAGACTATATGGTGGCTAAAGTGACCTTGAAATTTGAAAACTTCATCAAGACTGATCTGGTTACCTTGGAACGTGTGGGCAATGACTGGAAAGTATCCAGATCGATCAATTCGTATAAATAG
- a CDS encoding nuclear transport factor 2 family protein — translation MNSLVKTFAVAALITVSTFAMAAEGPGTKSAKANVNLSTADLALDHYVAVTTEGESAGVEQLFAADFNQKIQATNAQSNSRSEVIKSLKKQKGEKLNCTVSTDIIEESADYMVAKVTLKFENFTKTDLVTLERVGNDWKVSKSINSYK, via the coding sequence ATGAACTCATTAGTAAAAACATTCGCAGTGGCAGCCTTAATCACAGTATCAACTTTCGCTATGGCAGCTGAAGGACCGGGAACAAAATCGGCAAAAGCAAACGTTAACCTTTCCACAGCGGACTTGGCTTTAGATCACTACGTTGCGGTAACGACAGAGGGAGAATCAGCAGGAGTAGAGCAGTTGTTTGCAGCTGATTTCAATCAAAAGATTCAAGCTACCAATGCGCAGTCTAACAGCCGTAGCGAAGTGATTAAATCCTTGAAAAAACAAAAAGGCGAAAAGCTGAACTGTACAGTAAGCACTGATATCATCGAGGAATCTGCAGACTACATGGTGGCTAAAGTAACCTTAAAATTTGAAAACTTCACCAAGACTGATCTAGTTACCTTGGAGCGTGTAGGCAATGACTGGAAAGTTTCCAAATCAATCAATTCGTATAAGTAG